From one Paenibacillus terrae HPL-003 genomic stretch:
- the mtaB gene encoding tRNA (N(6)-L-threonylcarbamoyladenosine(37)-C(2))-methylthiotransferase MtaB translates to MPSVAFYTLGCKVNFYDTEAIWQLFKNEGYEQVDFDEQTADVYLINTCTVTNTGDKKSRQIIRRAIRRNPDAIVAVTGCYAQTSPAEIMDIPGVDLVIGTQDRDKIIPFVQEIQESRQPVNAVRNIMKTRVFEEMDVPDFANHTRAFLKIQDGCNNFCTFCIIPWSRGLSRSRDAASIMTQARQLVHAGYKEIVLTGIHTGGYGDDMDNYDLSDLLWDLEQVEGLERIRISSIEASQIDEKMLDVLNRSTKLVRHFHIPLQAGDDTVLKRMRRKYTTEEFYNKMLMIRKAMPDVAITTDVIVGFPGETDEMFRNGYELMKKIGFSEMHVFPYSKRSGTPAARMEDQVDEDVKNARVHELIRLSEQMQLAYAEKFVGQVLEVIPEVAPKGTEDSGILYGYSDNYIQLVFEGTKDLVGKVCRVKLTKAGVNESEGQLVRVLENGLQTAL, encoded by the coding sequence ATGCCATCAGTGGCATTTTACACATTGGGTTGTAAGGTAAACTTTTATGATACAGAAGCGATTTGGCAGCTGTTCAAAAATGAAGGCTATGAGCAGGTAGATTTTGATGAGCAGACAGCTGACGTCTACCTTATTAATACATGTACGGTTACGAATACTGGCGATAAAAAGAGCCGTCAGATTATTCGTCGCGCGATTCGTCGAAATCCAGATGCCATTGTAGCAGTAACGGGCTGCTACGCTCAAACTTCTCCAGCCGAAATTATGGATATTCCCGGTGTCGATCTCGTGATTGGTACACAGGACCGGGACAAAATTATTCCGTTTGTTCAGGAGATTCAAGAGTCGCGTCAACCTGTAAATGCTGTGCGCAACATTATGAAAACGCGCGTGTTCGAGGAAATGGATGTGCCTGATTTTGCTAACCACACACGTGCGTTTTTGAAAATTCAGGATGGCTGCAACAACTTTTGCACCTTCTGCATCATTCCGTGGTCGCGTGGTTTGTCCCGCAGCCGCGATGCCGCGAGCATTATGACTCAGGCGCGTCAACTGGTGCATGCGGGTTATAAAGAAATTGTACTCACAGGTATTCATACAGGTGGTTATGGTGACGACATGGACAATTATGACCTGTCCGATCTCCTATGGGATTTGGAGCAGGTGGAAGGGCTGGAGCGTATCCGCATCAGCTCGATTGAAGCCAGCCAGATTGATGAAAAAATGCTTGATGTGCTGAACCGTTCCACCAAGCTGGTGCGTCATTTTCACATTCCTCTTCAGGCGGGAGATGACACCGTGCTGAAACGGATGCGTCGCAAATACACAACAGAAGAGTTTTACAATAAAATGCTTATGATTCGCAAGGCAATGCCGGATGTGGCGATTACGACAGACGTTATTGTTGGTTTTCCTGGGGAAACGGACGAAATGTTCCGCAACGGCTATGAGCTGATGAAAAAAATTGGCTTCTCGGAAATGCATGTGTTCCCTTATTCCAAGCGCAGCGGTACGCCTGCGGCACGTATGGAGGATCAGGTGGATGAGGACGTGAAAAATGCACGTGTGCATGAGTTGATTAGACTGTCAGAGCAAATGCAACTGGCGTATGCTGAGAAGTTTGTAGGTCAGGTGCTGGAGGTCATTCCAGAAGTTGCGCCGAAAGGGACCGAAGATAGCGGCATACTCTACGGCTATAGTGACAATTACATCCAACTGGTGTTTGAAGGTACTAAGGATCTGGTTGGCAAGGTGTGCCGCGTGAAACTGACGAAGGCGGGCGTTAACGAAAGTGAAGGCCAATTGGTCCGCGTACTGGAGAATGGGCTGCAAACAGCTCTCTAA
- a CDS encoding 16S rRNA (uracil(1498)-N(3))-methyltransferase — MQRYFIPAEQFLEDHVIVAGEDARHIAKVMRGRSGDKIIVSDGVTREALAALATIEQDRVTATIIEPLEMTSEPHVQVTIAQSLPKGDKMETVMQKCTEIGAAGFVPFLSERTVVQYDAKKEGKRLERWRKIVKEAAEQSHRNRIPEISAPLTWKELLASFSKYDLICYCYEKERGQQLRDVIQPLAGQWTSADKPRVLLVVGPEGGFSEAESLEAEQAGAQSTGLGRRILRAETAGMAALACILYESGEMGGI; from the coding sequence ATGCAGCGTTATTTTATTCCAGCAGAGCAGTTTCTGGAAGACCATGTGATCGTGGCGGGTGAGGATGCGCGACATATTGCCAAGGTCATGCGCGGTCGTAGTGGTGACAAAATTATAGTCAGTGACGGGGTAACAAGGGAAGCGCTGGCTGCACTGGCTACGATAGAACAAGATCGTGTGACGGCGACGATCATCGAGCCGCTGGAGATGACCTCCGAACCGCATGTGCAGGTTACCATTGCCCAAAGTCTTCCCAAGGGAGATAAGATGGAGACCGTTATGCAAAAATGTACAGAAATCGGGGCAGCGGGGTTTGTACCGTTTTTGTCCGAGCGTACGGTCGTGCAGTATGATGCCAAAAAAGAAGGCAAGCGACTGGAGCGTTGGCGCAAGATTGTAAAGGAAGCGGCTGAGCAAAGCCATCGTAATCGGATTCCTGAAATTAGCGCACCCCTGACGTGGAAAGAGCTGCTGGCTTCTTTTTCAAAGTATGATTTGATATGCTATTGTTATGAAAAAGAGCGGGGGCAGCAGCTACGGGACGTGATTCAGCCTTTGGCAGGACAATGGACGTCGGCGGACAAGCCGCGTGTTCTGCTGGTAGTGGGTCCGGAAGGCGGCTTCAGCGAAGCGGAGAGCCTGGAGGCCGAGCAGGCCGGGGCGCAGTCTACAGGGCTGGGAAGACGTATTTTGCGTGCGGAAACCGCAGGTATGGCTGCATTGGCGTGCATTTTATATGAGTCAGGAGAAATGGGAGGGATTTAA
- a CDS encoding site-2 protease family protein, whose product MDFLQSIFRVKLEVLPFYLLALIISFTVHEFAHAYYANKFGDPTAKLLGRVTLNPAVHIDILGTLLLLIGGFGWAKPVPVNRDNFNRPRSMGIVVSAAGPLSNLLLAFVATLIYAVLLHFQVLPNIENQRVAQAINLFINSLISLNLFLFIFNLIPLPPLDGYRIVEDVAPTPLRRKLQHFEQWSIFIFLLILVIPQVRAVTIEPLYMLSQTIYMQFLQFAFYIIGLFGA is encoded by the coding sequence ATGGATTTTTTACAAAGTATTTTTCGTGTGAAGCTAGAGGTTCTTCCATTTTATTTGCTGGCTCTGATCATATCTTTTACGGTACATGAGTTTGCACATGCGTATTATGCCAATAAATTCGGTGACCCTACAGCCAAGCTGCTGGGGCGCGTGACTTTAAATCCGGCGGTGCATATTGATATACTGGGCACGCTGTTGCTGCTGATCGGAGGCTTTGGCTGGGCCAAGCCGGTTCCGGTCAATCGTGACAATTTCAACCGTCCACGTTCTATGGGGATTGTCGTGTCTGCTGCTGGACCGCTGAGTAATTTGCTGCTTGCATTTGTGGCTACCCTGATTTATGCGGTGCTGCTTCATTTTCAGGTGCTGCCGAATATAGAGAATCAGCGGGTGGCTCAGGCCATCAACTTGTTTATCAATTCACTGATTAGTTTGAATCTGTTTTTGTTTATTTTTAATTTAATTCCGTTGCCACCGCTGGATGGTTACCGGATTGTGGAGGATGTGGCCCCTACACCTCTGCGCCGCAAACTTCAGCATTTTGAGCAGTGGTCTATCTTTATTTTTCTGTTGATCCTTGTTATCCCGCAGGTGCGGGCGGTGACGATTGAGCCGCTGTACATGCTGTCGCAGACGATTTACATGCAGTTTTTGCAGTTCGCTTTTTACATCATCGGATTATTTGGAGCCTAA
- the prmA gene encoding 50S ribosomal protein L11 methyltransferase, with amino-acid sequence MLWHEITIHTTEEAVEMISNFLHEAGAGGVSIEESGSLNKPRDTSYGQWYDRPLNDIPEGQATIKGYFAEEVEMDGIRAQIEPRVEELRTFDIDPGEVRYELKTVNEDDWANAWKQYFKPLRVSDRLTIKPTWEDYEPASEDEKIIELDPGMAFGTGTHPTTSLCLRALESVIKGGEEVIDVGTGSGILAIGAVQLGAKHVLALDLDPVAVSSALENTHLNGLEDRITIKESDLLSVLNASDPTLGIQLPVKLVVANILAEIILLFIDDVYKALEPGGIYIASGIWKNKEEIVENALKAAGFDIAETCRDEDWLAFVARKR; translated from the coding sequence ATGTTGTGGCATGAAATTACAATACATACAACCGAAGAAGCCGTCGAAATGATTTCGAATTTTCTGCACGAAGCAGGTGCGGGAGGGGTTTCCATTGAAGAATCCGGTTCGCTGAACAAACCACGGGATACGTCCTACGGACAGTGGTATGATCGGCCCTTGAATGACATTCCTGAAGGACAGGCGACCATCAAGGGGTATTTTGCCGAAGAAGTTGAGATGGACGGGATCCGTGCGCAAATTGAGCCACGCGTCGAAGAATTGAGAACATTCGATATTGACCCCGGCGAGGTTCGGTATGAGCTGAAAACGGTCAACGAAGATGACTGGGCTAATGCCTGGAAGCAATACTTCAAGCCGTTACGTGTGTCGGACCGTCTGACGATCAAACCGACTTGGGAGGACTATGAGCCTGCAAGTGAGGATGAAAAAATCATTGAGCTGGACCCCGGCATGGCCTTTGGCACCGGAACGCATCCGACAACATCACTTTGTCTGAGAGCGTTGGAATCTGTGATCAAGGGTGGAGAAGAAGTCATTGACGTGGGCACAGGCTCCGGCATTTTGGCGATTGGAGCCGTGCAACTGGGAGCGAAGCATGTACTGGCTCTGGACCTTGATCCAGTAGCGGTATCCAGTGCGCTGGAAAATACCCATCTGAACGGGTTGGAGGATCGCATTACCATTAAAGAGAGCGATCTGCTGTCTGTGCTGAATGCGAGCGATCCGACGCTGGGTATCCAGCTGCCAGTGAAGCTGGTGGTCGCTAATATTTTGGCCGAAATTATTTTGTTGTTCATTGATGATGTGTACAAAGCTCTGGAGCCAGGTGGTATTTATATCGCTTCAGGGATTTGGAAGAACAAAGAAGAGATTGTCGAAAACGCATTGAAGGCGGCTGGCTTCGACATTGCCGAAACGTGCCGTGATGAGGATTGGCTGGCGTTTGTGGCGAGAAAGAGGTAA
- a CDS encoding YfhD family protein, translated as MPTNKRFDKVLTKTEKIKRAQSAKNEDVEFSAEQADAQDLEAIRRSEVADRRQERIINDSE; from the coding sequence ATGCCTACAAACAAACGGTTCGATAAAGTGCTGACCAAAACCGAGAAAATCAAGCGTGCGCAATCTGCTAAAAATGAGGATGTTGAGTTCTCGGCAGAGCAGGCAGATGCTCAGGATTTGGAAGCGATCCGGCGCAGTGAAGTAGCTGATCGTCGTCAGGAGCGCATTATAAACGACAGCGAGTAG
- a CDS encoding NAD(P)-dependent malic enzyme, producing MSSLIEEIRQLHEGGKMETQPKQPIASMEELSKVYTPGVAEICMEIANDPAKAYQLTIKKNTVAVVSDGTAVLGLGDIGPEAAMPVMEGKAVLFKQFAGVDAFPICLNTKDPDEIVQIVKMIAPAFGGINLEDISSPRCFEIERRLKEELDIPVFHDDQHGTAVVVLAGLVNALKVCGKKIEDVKVVFAGIGAAGTACSRMLLKAGVRNLIGVDRQGAIHRGVEYSNPHWTEYASMTNPYNVSGSLSEVIVGADVFIGLSGPDLLSVEDIQSMAADPIVFAMANPKPEIDPASAAPYVRVLATGRSDFPNQINNVLCFPGIFRGALDCHATTINEEMKLAAGLAIADAISPEELSETYIIPNVFNPKVVTKVRDAVIRAAWETGVAQAGEAPAAALHPKKL from the coding sequence ATGAGTAGCTTAATAGAAGAGATCAGACAATTACATGAGGGCGGTAAAATGGAAACCCAACCGAAGCAGCCGATTGCAAGCATGGAGGAACTATCCAAGGTTTACACCCCCGGTGTAGCTGAAATCTGCATGGAAATTGCGAATGATCCAGCGAAAGCGTATCAATTAACGATCAAGAAAAATACAGTGGCGGTCGTATCGGATGGAACAGCGGTGCTAGGATTGGGAGATATCGGACCCGAGGCAGCTATGCCTGTGATGGAAGGCAAGGCGGTACTGTTCAAGCAGTTTGCAGGTGTCGATGCATTTCCAATCTGCCTTAATACGAAAGACCCTGATGAAATTGTTCAAATTGTCAAAATGATTGCTCCTGCCTTTGGTGGTATTAATCTGGAGGATATCTCTTCACCGCGCTGTTTTGAGATCGAAAGACGATTGAAAGAGGAGCTGGACATTCCGGTATTTCATGATGATCAGCATGGTACGGCTGTCGTCGTGTTAGCAGGTCTGGTGAATGCATTGAAGGTATGTGGCAAAAAAATAGAGGATGTCAAAGTCGTATTTGCAGGTATCGGTGCGGCGGGTACGGCTTGCTCTCGGATGTTGCTCAAGGCGGGTGTACGCAATCTGATTGGCGTTGATCGGCAGGGAGCCATTCATCGTGGGGTGGAATATAGCAATCCACATTGGACGGAGTATGCGAGCATGACCAATCCGTACAATGTGAGTGGCAGTTTATCCGAGGTGATTGTGGGGGCCGATGTGTTCATTGGTCTGTCAGGGCCGGATTTACTGAGTGTGGAGGATATTCAGAGCATGGCTGCTGATCCTATTGTCTTCGCTATGGCGAATCCGAAGCCGGAGATAGATCCGGCTTCAGCAGCGCCTTATGTACGTGTTCTGGCTACGGGCCGCTCTGATTTTCCAAATCAGATTAACAATGTGCTGTGCTTCCCGGGAATTTTCCGGGGCGCACTGGATTGCCATGCCACGACGATTAATGAAGAAATGAAGCTGGCTGCCGGGCTTGCTATTGCTGATGCGATCAGCCCTGAGGAGCTTAGTGAAACTTATATCATACCTAATGTGTTTAATCCAAAGGTGGTCACTAAGGTTCGTGACGCTGTCATTCGCGCTGCGTGGGAGACAGGAGTAGCCCAAGCAGGAGAAGCTCCTGCCGCTGCTTTGCACCCGAAAAAGTTATAG
- a CDS encoding 2-hydroxycarboxylate transporter family protein — protein sequence MENATNQPVIQKWQKWRKNPVDGIRMLGRIKVGVIPLPLYVVIALIVYAAAITQRLPNDLLGGFAVIMILGILLSDLGSKLPLLKHIGGPAILSLMVPSLMVFWNMFPPSAMGAVHTLMKTSNFLYFYIACLVTGSILGMDRKMLMNGIVKIFAPIIIGSIAAVAVGMVVGMAFGYSAYHTFFYIIIPIISGGIGEGILPLSISYGLVLGKDSAIFVSQFIPAAIIGNIVAIIGAGILKKMAEKKPHTSGNGKLLKLDKEGEKLSPVSLEQPVSFPLMGGGLLLACTFFIVGKLLEPYLHIPGPILMILAAALMKCIQAMPAQIEQGAFHLYKCIAASLTWPLMVGLGILYVPLDSVVGILTIPYAITCASVVVALIVAGYFTGKWIHMYPVEAALVTSCRGGLGGTGDVAILSASNRMELMPFAQIATRIGGAATVILATLLLNLWS from the coding sequence ATGGAAAATGCTACAAACCAGCCGGTCATTCAAAAGTGGCAAAAATGGCGTAAAAATCCTGTAGACGGCATCAGGATGCTAGGCAGGATAAAAGTGGGAGTTATTCCGCTTCCGTTATATGTCGTGATTGCGTTGATTGTATACGCAGCTGCGATTACACAGAGACTTCCGAATGATCTGTTGGGCGGGTTTGCCGTCATTATGATTTTAGGCATACTCCTCAGTGATCTGGGGTCGAAACTTCCGCTGCTCAAGCATATTGGCGGCCCCGCGATTCTGTCACTCATGGTTCCATCGTTGATGGTATTTTGGAACATGTTCCCTCCATCTGCGATGGGTGCAGTACACACGCTGATGAAAACCTCAAATTTCCTTTATTTTTATATCGCTTGTCTGGTCACCGGAAGTATTCTGGGTATGGATCGGAAGATGCTGATGAACGGAATTGTCAAAATTTTTGCCCCCATTATAATAGGCTCCATCGCAGCCGTAGCAGTAGGTATGGTGGTGGGTATGGCTTTTGGCTACAGTGCTTATCATACGTTTTTTTACATCATCATCCCGATTATCTCCGGCGGGATCGGGGAAGGCATTCTGCCATTGTCCATTTCGTATGGATTGGTGCTGGGCAAGGATTCAGCGATCTTCGTATCCCAGTTTATCCCGGCTGCGATCATTGGCAATATTGTTGCCATCATAGGCGCGGGTATTTTGAAAAAAATGGCGGAGAAAAAGCCACATACTTCAGGTAACGGTAAGTTGTTGAAACTGGATAAAGAGGGGGAAAAGTTATCTCCGGTGAGTCTGGAACAGCCTGTCTCGTTTCCATTGATGGGTGGGGGGCTGCTGCTAGCCTGTACTTTCTTTATTGTAGGTAAACTGCTGGAGCCGTATCTTCATATTCCTGGCCCGATTCTGATGATTCTGGCTGCGGCCTTAATGAAGTGTATTCAAGCGATGCCTGCCCAGATAGAGCAGGGAGCTTTTCATTTGTACAAATGTATTGCGGCAAGTTTGACATGGCCGTTGATGGTGGGATTGGGTATTTTGTACGTGCCTTTGGATAGTGTAGTTGGAATTCTCACGATTCCTTATGCCATAACCTGCGCATCCGTTGTGGTTGCATTGATTGTTGCTGGATACTTCACAGGAAAGTGGATTCACATGTACCCGGTGGAGGCTGCGTTGGTAACCAGTTGTCGTGGCGGATTAGGTGGTACAGGGGATGTGGCAATCCTGTCTGCATCGAATCGTATGGAGCTGATGCCTTTTGCACAAATTGCAACACGCATTGGTGGGGCAGCCACAGTCATTTTAGCAACCTTGTTACTCAATTTATGGAGTTGA
- the dcuR gene encoding two-component system response regulator DcuR: MINVLIVEDDPMVAEFNRKYTEQVEGFRCGGWAASVEDAKKFLEEQAIDLILLDVYMQESNGLDLLAFIRETGVNVDVIVISAASDMNSVKKAMNFGAVDYLIKPFHFNRFLEALTGYREHVSIVRERSLLSQEELDRLLYHKSSTKELSRLPKGVTKSTLAMIWNCIRQHEEMLFSTEDIAENAGISRVSMRKYLAFLTEIEALAMETVYGTIGRPVYQYRILPQAEEIMSGYI, translated from the coding sequence ATGATTAATGTCTTAATTGTAGAAGATGATCCGATGGTTGCCGAGTTTAACCGCAAATACACGGAGCAAGTAGAGGGCTTTCGATGTGGGGGCTGGGCCGCTTCGGTAGAAGACGCCAAGAAATTTCTGGAAGAACAAGCGATTGATCTGATTTTGCTGGATGTGTATATGCAGGAAAGCAATGGACTTGATTTACTGGCTTTTATTCGTGAGACAGGAGTGAATGTGGATGTCATCGTGATTTCGGCTGCAAGCGATATGAACAGTGTCAAAAAAGCGATGAATTTCGGCGCGGTGGATTATTTGATAAAGCCATTTCACTTTAATCGTTTTCTGGAGGCGCTCACGGGTTATCGGGAGCATGTCAGTATCGTGCGTGAGCGCAGCTTGCTTTCGCAGGAGGAGCTGGATCGGTTGCTTTATCATAAAAGCTCAACTAAAGAGCTGTCCCGACTACCCAAAGGAGTAACCAAATCCACGCTGGCCATGATATGGAACTGTATCCGGCAGCATGAAGAGATGCTATTTTCCACCGAGGATATTGCGGAGAATGCAGGGATATCCAGAGTATCTATGCGCAAGTACCTTGCTTTTTTGACGGAAATTGAGGCACTTGCCATGGAAACCGTATACGGCACCATCGGGCGACCTGTTTATCAGTATCGAATTTTACCGCAGGCGGAGGAAATTATGAGCGGTTATATTTAA
- the dcuS gene encoding DcuS/MalK family sensor histidine kinase, which produces MSSIEKSQHKLRRGKPLFKLRGLITLLVCLVMALVLLPVTLLFAERVEHETKMGLEEKAMSIARTLSHAPLIIEHLQQSDSSSSMQEYVQKVSSANHVQFIVVMDMKGIRKTHPDPRMIGKAFAGGDESTALHGHESVSVAKGTLGLSMRAFSPVFSSTGKQLGAIVVGISMQDVLRAQEGNYRLIIIAIGVGMLIGTGGAVVLARKIKNMLFGLEPPEIARLLEERNAMLQSIKEGVIAVDESGRVLLMNAEAIRLLRQAGIEDISSSGQEINAYVSAFRLQEVLAAGTPRMDEDMELGGITLLTTSVPIRVKGGIVGAIVTFRDKTEVKQLAERLTGVSLYTEALRAQAHEFMNKLHVIMGMVHLRMYAKLEHYIMDAVEHHQVEIGSTTRQIRDPVMAGFVLGKLSRAREVGVSFELTPGSYLPESGRTQTIHELITILGNLFDNAVEAMESLEHKRITLALYYEENEKNGCLTCVISDNGPGIPEPLVEAIFEKGFSTKGESRGMGLYLVTQSVKRLKGTIELIPAEQGCCFQIKIPYTIMGNDEHD; this is translated from the coding sequence GTGAGTTCTATCGAAAAGTCACAGCATAAGCTGCGTCGGGGTAAACCGCTATTCAAGCTCAGAGGGCTGATTACGCTGCTGGTTTGCCTCGTTATGGCACTGGTGCTCCTGCCCGTAACTCTGTTATTTGCCGAGAGAGTTGAGCATGAAACCAAAATGGGGCTGGAGGAAAAAGCGATGTCCATCGCACGTACACTTTCCCATGCACCGCTTATTATTGAGCATTTGCAGCAGTCTGATTCGTCTTCCTCCATGCAGGAGTATGTGCAAAAGGTTTCATCTGCTAATCATGTTCAGTTTATCGTAGTTATGGACATGAAGGGCATTCGCAAAACACACCCGGATCCCAGGATGATCGGCAAAGCCTTTGCTGGTGGAGATGAATCCACTGCACTTCATGGTCATGAGAGTGTATCTGTTGCGAAGGGAACATTGGGCCTGTCCATGCGCGCTTTTTCTCCCGTATTCAGCTCAACGGGGAAGCAGTTGGGAGCGATTGTCGTCGGTATATCCATGCAAGATGTACTGAGGGCTCAGGAAGGCAATTACCGCCTTATTATTATCGCCATTGGCGTCGGAATGTTAATCGGTACCGGAGGGGCTGTTGTGCTGGCCCGTAAAATCAAAAATATGCTGTTTGGTCTGGAGCCACCGGAAATTGCACGCTTGCTGGAGGAACGCAACGCTATGCTTCAGTCCATTAAGGAAGGCGTCATTGCAGTGGATGAATCCGGACGTGTTTTGTTAATGAATGCGGAAGCGATTCGTCTGCTCAGACAAGCAGGAATTGAGGATATCTCGTCTTCAGGGCAGGAGATTAACGCTTATGTGTCCGCTTTTCGATTACAAGAAGTTTTGGCGGCAGGCACTCCACGAATGGATGAGGACATGGAGCTGGGGGGAATAACCTTGCTCACCACCAGTGTTCCGATACGGGTCAAAGGGGGGATTGTGGGAGCCATTGTAACCTTTCGGGATAAAACGGAGGTAAAACAGCTTGCCGAACGTTTGACAGGAGTGTCCCTGTATACGGAGGCGCTGCGTGCACAGGCTCACGAATTTATGAACAAGCTGCATGTCATTATGGGGATGGTACATTTGCGAATGTACGCTAAACTGGAGCATTACATCATGGATGCCGTTGAGCATCATCAAGTGGAGATTGGCTCGACTACTCGGCAAATTAGGGACCCGGTGATGGCGGGCTTTGTTTTGGGGAAATTAAGCCGGGCCAGAGAGGTTGGTGTGAGTTTCGAATTGACTCCGGGCAGCTATTTGCCTGAATCCGGTCGCACCCAAACAATTCATGAACTGATTACCATACTGGGGAATCTGTTTGATAATGCCGTGGAGGCGATGGAATCTCTGGAGCACAAGCGGATTACCTTGGCGCTTTATTATGAGGAAAATGAGAAGAATGGCTGTCTGACCTGTGTGATAAGTGATAATGGACCAGGCATACCGGAACCTCTCGTAGAGGCGATATTTGAAAAGGGTTTTTCGACCAAGGGAGAGTCGCGGGGAATGGGGCTTTATCTGGTAACGCAAAGTGTGAAAAGATTAAAAGGAACCATAGAGCTGATTCCGGCCGAGCAAGGGTGCTGTTTTCAGATTAAGATTCCATACACCATAATGGGGAATGATGAGCATGATTAA
- the dnaJ gene encoding molecular chaperone DnaJ: MADKRDYYEVLGVAKGASDEDVKKAYRKLARQYHPDVNKAADAETKFKEVKEAYDVLSDGQKRARYDQYGHVDPNQGMGGGFGGGADFGGGFGDIFDMFFGGGGNGRRDPNAPQRGNDLQYTMTIEFKEAVFGKETDINIERTETCDTCHGTGAKKGTQPQTCSVCHGSGQEEVVQNTPFGRMVNRRACSNCGGSGKIIKEKCTTCSGSGRVRKQRKIHIRIPAGVDDGAQMRINGEGEGGVNGGPAGDLYVVFRVKSHDFFEREGDDIYCEIPLTFSQAALGDEVEIPTLTEKVKLKVPAGTQTGTYFRLKGKGVPKLRGVGQGDQHIKVVVVTPSKLSEEQKELLRQFSSLSGEQTHENEQSFFDRVKRAFRGD, from the coding sequence TTGGCTGATAAGCGCGATTATTATGAGGTGCTGGGCGTCGCGAAGGGCGCTTCGGATGAAGATGTTAAAAAGGCTTACCGTAAGCTGGCGCGTCAGTATCATCCGGACGTGAACAAGGCTGCGGACGCGGAAACCAAATTTAAAGAAGTGAAAGAGGCTTATGACGTTCTCAGTGATGGTCAGAAGCGGGCAAGATACGATCAATACGGTCATGTAGACCCGAATCAGGGCATGGGAGGCGGCTTCGGTGGTGGAGCCGACTTTGGTGGCGGATTTGGCGATATTTTTGATATGTTTTTTGGCGGTGGCGGCAATGGTCGACGTGACCCGAATGCACCGCAGCGTGGTAATGATCTTCAATATACGATGACGATCGAATTTAAGGAAGCCGTATTCGGCAAGGAAACCGACATTAACATTGAGCGCACGGAAACGTGTGATACGTGTCATGGTACGGGAGCCAAAAAGGGTACTCAACCACAAACCTGTTCCGTCTGCCACGGTAGCGGACAAGAAGAAGTTGTGCAGAATACACCGTTTGGCCGGATGGTTAATCGTCGGGCCTGCTCCAACTGCGGTGGTAGTGGAAAAATCATCAAAGAGAAATGCACCACTTGTAGTGGTTCTGGTCGTGTGCGCAAGCAGCGTAAAATTCATATCCGCATTCCGGCGGGTGTGGATGACGGCGCGCAAATGCGTATCAACGGTGAAGGCGAAGGCGGTGTCAACGGAGGACCGGCAGGTGATCTGTATGTCGTTTTCCGTGTGAAGTCGCATGACTTCTTTGAGCGTGAGGGAGACGATATCTACTGTGAAATTCCGCTGACGTTCTCGCAGGCAGCGTTGGGAGATGAAGTCGAAATTCCGACGCTGACTGAGAAAGTGAAGCTGAAAGTTCCAGCTGGTACACAAACAGGAACATATTTTCGTCTTAAAGGTAAGGGTGTGCCAAAACTGCGTGGCGTAGGTCAGGGTGACCAGCACATTAAGGTGGTTGTGGTAACGCCTAGCAAGCTGAGTGAGGAACAGAAGGAATTGTTGCGTCAGTTCTCTTCGCTTAGCGGTGAGCAGACACATGAGAATGAGCAATCCTTTTTTGACCGTGTGAAGCGCGCCTTCCGAGGCGACTAA